A window from Oncorhynchus mykiss isolate Arlee chromosome 9, USDA_OmykA_1.1, whole genome shotgun sequence encodes these proteins:
- the LOC110532284 gene encoding minor histocompatibility antigen H13 isoform X4, translating to MADVDQGSVLPSETSPLILDGLNSTDSNGTDAVNATVAKFVATPEGTALAYGSLVFMALLPIFFGALRSVNCGKSKNSSDMPETITGRDAARFPIIASCTLFGLYLFFKIFSQEYINLLLSMYFFVLGILALSHTMSPFMNRIFPANIPIKQYQLLFTQGSGETKEEIVNYEFDTKDMICLVISTVVGVWYILKKHWIANNLFGLAFALNGVELLHLNNVSTGCILLGGLFVYDVFWVFGTNVMVTVAKSFEAPIKLVFPQDLFEKGLGANQFAMLGLGDIVIPGIFIALLLRFDVSLKKNTRTYFYTSFLAYIFGLGMTIWVMHTFKHAQPALLYLVPACIGFPVVVALLKGELTEMFRYEEVSPEDAAAKEEITEAEKKDK from the exons ATGGCGGATGTTGATCAAGGATCGGTCTTACCCAGCGAAACTTCACCTCTCATTCTGGATGGCCTGAATTCTACCGACTCAAATGGTACGGACGCTGTCAACGCGACTGTGGCCAAGTTTGTGGCGACACCGGAGGGAACGGCACTGGCATATGGCAGCCTTGTTTTTATGGCTCTGTTGCCCATCTTCTTCGGTGCACTGCGATCAGTCAACTGTGGCAAAAGCAAG AACTCCTCAGACATGCCAGAGACCATCACAGGCAGAGATGCTGCACGGTTCCCCATAATCGCCAGCTGCACCCTCTTCGGCCTCTACCTCTTCTTCAAA ATTTTCTCACAAGAGTACATCAACTTGCTGCTGTCAATGTATTTCTTTGTCCTGGGGATTTTGGCACTGTCTCATACAATGAG TCCCTTCATGAACAGGATCTTCCCTGCTAACATTCCCATCAAGCAGTACCAGCTGCTCTTCACTCAGGGCTCAGGAGAGACCAAAGAAG AAATTGTCAACTATGAGTTTGACACCAAGGACATGATCTGCCTGGTCATCAGCACTGTGGTTGGGGTCTGGTACATCCTCAAGAAG CACTGGATTGCCAACAACCTCTTTGGCCTGGCGTTCGCCCTGAATGGGGTGGAGCTTCTGCACCTAAACAATGTCAGTACTGGTTGCATCCTGCTGGGGGGGCTGTTTGTCTATGATGTCTTCTGG GTGTTTGGCACCAATGTCATGGTTACCGTGGCCAAGTCGTTCGAGGCACCCATTAAGT TGGTGTTTCCCCAGGACCTGTTTGAGAAGGGTCTAGGTGCCAATCAATTTGCCATGCTGGGTCTTGGAGATATTGTCATTCCAG GTATCTTCATTGCTCTACTCCTCCGCTTCGATGTCAG TCTGAAGAAGAACACCAGGACCTACTTCTACACCAGCTTCCTGGCCTACATCTTTGGCCTGGGTATGACCATCTGGGTCATGCACACCTTTAAACATGCCCAG cCTGCCTTGCTGTACCTGGTCCCAGCCTGTATTGGATTCCCGGTGGTTGTAGCTCTGTTGAAAGGAGAACTGACCGAGATGTTCAG
- the LOC110532284 gene encoding minor histocompatibility antigen H13 isoform X3, which produces MADVDQGSVLPSETSPLILDGLNSTDSNGTDAVNATVAKFVATPEGTALAYGSLVFMALLPIFFGALRSVNCGKSKVAGENGCDYEYRNSSDMPETITGRDAARFPIIASCTLFGLYLFFKIFSQEYINLLLSMYFFVLGILALSHTMSPFMNRIFPANIPIKQYQLLFTQGSGETKEEIVNYEFDTKDMICLVISTVVGVWYILKKHWIANNLFGLAFALNGVELLHLNNVSTGCILLGGLFVYDVFWVFGTNVMVTVAKSFEAPIKLVFPQDLFEKGLGANQFAMLGLGDIVIPGIFIALLLRFDVSLKKNTRTYFYTSFLAYIFGLGMTIWVMHTFKHAQPALLYLVPACIGFPVVVALLKGELTEMFRYEEVSPEDAAAKEEITEAEKKDK; this is translated from the exons ATGGCGGATGTTGATCAAGGATCGGTCTTACCCAGCGAAACTTCACCTCTCATTCTGGATGGCCTGAATTCTACCGACTCAAATGGTACGGACGCTGTCAACGCGACTGTGGCCAAGTTTGTGGCGACACCGGAGGGAACGGCACTGGCATATGGCAGCCTTGTTTTTATGGCTCTGTTGCCCATCTTCTTCGGTGCACTGCGATCAGTCAACTGTGGCAAAAGCAAG GTTGCTGGAGAAAATGGTTGCGATTATGAGTACAGA AACTCCTCAGACATGCCAGAGACCATCACAGGCAGAGATGCTGCACGGTTCCCCATAATCGCCAGCTGCACCCTCTTCGGCCTCTACCTCTTCTTCAAA ATTTTCTCACAAGAGTACATCAACTTGCTGCTGTCAATGTATTTCTTTGTCCTGGGGATTTTGGCACTGTCTCATACAATGAG TCCCTTCATGAACAGGATCTTCCCTGCTAACATTCCCATCAAGCAGTACCAGCTGCTCTTCACTCAGGGCTCAGGAGAGACCAAAGAAG AAATTGTCAACTATGAGTTTGACACCAAGGACATGATCTGCCTGGTCATCAGCACTGTGGTTGGGGTCTGGTACATCCTCAAGAAG CACTGGATTGCCAACAACCTCTTTGGCCTGGCGTTCGCCCTGAATGGGGTGGAGCTTCTGCACCTAAACAATGTCAGTACTGGTTGCATCCTGCTGGGGGGGCTGTTTGTCTATGATGTCTTCTGG GTGTTTGGCACCAATGTCATGGTTACCGTGGCCAAGTCGTTCGAGGCACCCATTAAGT TGGTGTTTCCCCAGGACCTGTTTGAGAAGGGTCTAGGTGCCAATCAATTTGCCATGCTGGGTCTTGGAGATATTGTCATTCCAG GTATCTTCATTGCTCTACTCCTCCGCTTCGATGTCAG TCTGAAGAAGAACACCAGGACCTACTTCTACACCAGCTTCCTGGCCTACATCTTTGGCCTGGGTATGACCATCTGGGTCATGCACACCTTTAAACATGCCCAG cCTGCCTTGCTGTACCTGGTCCCAGCCTGTATTGGATTCCCGGTGGTTGTAGCTCTGTTGAAAGGAGAACTGACCGAGATGTTCAG